In Nocardioides conyzicola, one genomic interval encodes:
- a CDS encoding acetyl-CoA C-acetyltransferase, translating into MPEAVIVSAARTPIGRANKGSMTEFRPDDLTAFIVRTALDKIPALDPSTIDDHYLGCGLPGGESGNNMARVVNVLNGLDDVPGATITRYCSSSVQTTRMAFHAIKAGEGDVFISSGVETVSRFAKGTSDHWPDTHNHEFDEAKARTDKTAEGGQGWHDPREDGQLPDVYIAMGQTAENVAKLRGLSRQELDEFGVRSQNLAEKAINDGFWAREITPVTTPSGTVVSTDDGPRAGVTYDGIKDLKPVFRPDGVVTAGNCCALNDGAAAVIIMSDTKAAELGLKPLARIVSTGVSGLSPEIMGLGPVEATKNALKYAGMSIGDIDLVEINEAFAAQVVPSYQDLGIDLDRLNVNGGAIAVGHPFGMTGARLQNTMLNSLDWHDKTTGLITMCVGGGQGMALILERL; encoded by the coding sequence ATGCCCGAGGCAGTCATCGTTTCCGCAGCCCGCACCCCGATCGGTCGGGCCAACAAGGGGTCCATGACCGAGTTCCGGCCCGATGACCTGACCGCGTTCATCGTGAGGACCGCCCTGGACAAGATCCCGGCGCTGGACCCGAGCACGATCGACGACCACTACCTCGGTTGTGGTCTGCCGGGCGGCGAGTCCGGCAACAACATGGCCCGCGTGGTCAACGTGCTCAACGGTCTCGACGACGTGCCCGGTGCGACCATCACCCGCTACTGCTCCTCCTCGGTCCAGACCACCCGGATGGCCTTCCACGCGATCAAGGCCGGCGAGGGCGACGTCTTCATCTCCTCGGGCGTCGAGACCGTGTCGCGGTTCGCCAAGGGCACCTCCGACCACTGGCCCGACACCCACAACCACGAGTTCGACGAGGCCAAGGCGCGCACCGACAAGACCGCGGAGGGCGGCCAGGGTTGGCACGACCCGCGCGAGGACGGGCAGCTGCCCGACGTCTACATCGCGATGGGCCAGACCGCCGAGAACGTCGCCAAGCTCCGCGGCCTGAGCCGCCAGGAGCTCGACGAGTTCGGCGTGCGCTCGCAGAACCTCGCCGAGAAGGCGATCAACGACGGCTTCTGGGCTCGGGAGATCACGCCCGTCACCACCCCGAGCGGCACGGTCGTCAGCACCGACGACGGTCCCCGCGCCGGCGTGACGTACGACGGGATCAAGGACCTCAAGCCGGTCTTCCGCCCCGACGGCGTGGTCACGGCCGGCAATTGCTGCGCGCTCAACGACGGCGCTGCCGCCGTCATCATCATGTCCGACACGAAGGCCGCTGAGCTGGGCCTGAAGCCGCTGGCGCGCATCGTCTCCACCGGCGTCTCCGGCCTGTCCCCCGAGATCATGGGCCTCGGCCCGGTCGAGGCGACCAAGAACGCCCTCAAGTACGCCGGCATGAGCATCGGCGACATCGACCTGGTCGAGATCAACGAGGCGTTCGCGGCGCAGGTCGTGCCGTCCTACCAGGACCTCGGCATCGACCTGGACCGCCTCAACGTCAACGGCGGCGCGATCGCGGTCGGCCACCCGTTCGGCATGACCGGCGCCCGGCTGCAGAACACGATGCTCAACTCCCTCGACTGGCACGACAAGACCACGGGCCTGATCACCATGTGTGTCGGTGGCGGCCAGGGCATGGCGCTGATCCTCGAGCGGCTCTGA
- a CDS encoding MarR family winged helix-turn-helix transcriptional regulator: MTDSGDGQTVWLDADEQRSWRALIMGMTLLLDRLDDDLRRSCDLSLVEYEILVRLSESEGRRMRMAQLADALAHSRSRVTHTITRMERSGLVVRSSSPEDGRGVIASMTDKGYELLTRMAPMHVAGVREHLVDLASREDFAAVGRVMDAVSDNLIAGHPEMEIRRS; this comes from the coding sequence GTGACGGACTCGGGAGACGGCCAAACGGTGTGGCTGGACGCAGATGAGCAACGTTCGTGGCGCGCGCTCATCATGGGGATGACGCTCCTGCTCGACCGCCTGGACGACGACCTGCGCCGCAGCTGCGACCTCTCGCTCGTCGAGTACGAGATCCTCGTCCGGCTCTCCGAGAGCGAGGGCCGGCGGATGCGGATGGCGCAGCTGGCCGACGCGCTCGCCCACAGCCGCAGCCGGGTGACCCACACGATCACCCGGATGGAGCGCTCCGGCCTGGTGGTCCGGAGCAGCTCCCCCGAAGACGGTCGCGGGGTCATCGCGAGCATGACCGACAAGGGCTACGAGCTGCTGACGCGGATGGCGCCGATGCACGTCGCCGGGGTGCGCGAGCACCTCGTGGACCTGGCCAGCCGCGAGGACTTCGCCGCGGTCGGTCGGGTGATGGACGCCGTCTCGGACAACCTGATCGCCGGCCACCCCGAGATGGAGATCCGCCGGAGCTGA
- the ettA gene encoding energy-dependent translational throttle protein EttA — MAEYVFTLRNVRKAHGDKVVLDNVTLSFLHGAKIGVVGPNGTGKSSLFKIMAGLDKPNNGDAILDPEATVGMLQQEPPLTEGKTVLENVEEAVSEIKAKMARLDELYMLMGDPDADQDKVATEAGDLQTELDAANVWDLDSRLDQAMDALRCPPPDAIVDNLSGGERRRVALCKLLLQQPDLLLLDEPTNHLDAESVQWLEGHLKDYPGAVLAITHDRYFLDNVAEWILELDRGQTHPYEGNYSTYLETKRDRLKIEGQKDAKRAKMLEKELEWVRSNAKARQTKSRSRLARYEEMAAEADRMRKIDTSEINIPAGPRLGDIVLEANGLTKGFEGRTLMHDLSFSLPRAGIVGVIGPNGVGKTTLFRMITGGEQPDAGELKVGTTVKLSYVDQSRGGIDPNKNVWEVVSDGLDFIKVANFEMNSRAYVASFGFKGPDQQKKAGVLSGGERNRLNLALTLKMGGNLLLLDEPTNDLDVETLSSLEDAILDFPGCAVVTSHDRWFLDRVATHILAWEGDDEDDAKWFWFEGNFAAYEENKVERLGIEAARPHRVTHRRLTRD, encoded by the coding sequence ATGGCGGAATATGTGTTCACCCTGCGCAATGTGCGCAAGGCCCACGGCGACAAGGTCGTCCTCGACAACGTGACTCTCTCGTTCCTGCACGGGGCGAAGATCGGTGTCGTGGGCCCCAACGGCACCGGCAAGTCCTCGCTCTTCAAGATCATGGCCGGGCTCGACAAGCCCAATAACGGCGACGCGATCCTTGACCCGGAGGCCACGGTCGGGATGCTCCAGCAGGAGCCCCCGCTGACCGAGGGCAAGACGGTCCTCGAGAACGTCGAGGAGGCCGTCTCCGAGATCAAGGCCAAGATGGCCCGGCTCGACGAGCTCTACATGCTGATGGGTGACCCGGACGCCGACCAGGACAAGGTCGCGACCGAGGCCGGCGATCTCCAGACCGAGCTCGACGCCGCCAACGTCTGGGACCTGGACAGCCGCCTCGACCAGGCGATGGACGCCCTGCGCTGCCCGCCGCCGGACGCGATCGTCGACAACCTCTCCGGTGGTGAGCGCCGCCGGGTCGCGCTGTGCAAGCTGCTGCTCCAGCAGCCCGACCTGCTGCTGCTCGACGAGCCCACCAACCACCTCGATGCGGAGTCGGTGCAGTGGCTCGAGGGCCACCTCAAGGACTACCCGGGCGCCGTCCTGGCGATCACCCACGACCGGTACTTCCTCGACAACGTCGCCGAGTGGATCCTCGAGCTCGACCGCGGCCAGACCCACCCCTACGAGGGCAACTACTCGACGTACCTCGAGACCAAGCGGGACCGCCTCAAGATCGAGGGGCAGAAGGACGCCAAGCGCGCCAAGATGCTGGAGAAGGAGCTGGAGTGGGTCCGCTCCAACGCCAAGGCCCGGCAGACCAAGAGCCGCTCGCGTCTCGCGCGCTACGAGGAGATGGCGGCCGAGGCCGACCGGATGCGCAAGATCGACACCTCCGAGATCAACATCCCGGCCGGTCCGCGACTCGGTGACATCGTCCTCGAGGCCAACGGCCTGACGAAGGGCTTCGAGGGTCGCACCCTCATGCACGACCTGTCGTTCAGCCTGCCCCGCGCCGGCATCGTGGGCGTCATCGGCCCCAACGGCGTCGGCAAGACCACGCTCTTCCGCATGATCACCGGCGGCGAGCAGCCCGACGCGGGGGAGCTCAAGGTCGGTACGACGGTGAAGCTGTCGTACGTCGACCAGAGCCGCGGCGGCATCGACCCCAACAAGAACGTGTGGGAGGTCGTCTCCGACGGGCTCGACTTCATCAAGGTCGCCAACTTCGAGATGAACTCACGCGCGTACGTCGCGTCGTTCGGCTTCAAGGGTCCCGACCAGCAGAAGAAGGCCGGCGTGCTCTCCGGTGGTGAGCGCAACCGTCTCAACCTGGCGCTGACCCTGAAGATGGGCGGCAACCTGCTGCTGCTCGACGAGCCGACCAACGACCTGGACGTCGAGACCCTGTCCTCGCTCGAGGACGCGATCCTCGACTTCCCGGGCTGCGCCGTGGTCACCTCGCACGACCGGTGGTTCCTCGACCGCGTCGCCACCCACATCCTCGCCTGGGAGGGCGACGACGAGGACGACGCGAAGTGGTTCTGGTTCGAGGGCAACTTCGCCGCGTACGAGGAGAACAAGGTCGAGCGTCTCGGCATCGAGGCCGCCCGCCCGCACCGGGTCACCCACCGGCGGCTCACCAGAGACTGA
- a CDS encoding SigE family RNA polymerase sigma factor — translation MRRSDRTDDEFAEFVAARSGQLYRSAYLLTTSPHAAEDLVQTALAKTYAAWWRVRATDDPVAYVHGVLVKSFLSERRRKSSRELPVPETPDLAVTDADPTERAALVAALAELAPLDRAVVVLRFWEDHSVSHTASQLHLTEAAVKNRSLRALRSLRGLLSETSSHSNGSAR, via the coding sequence GTGCGTCGATCCGACCGCACCGACGACGAGTTCGCGGAGTTCGTGGCCGCGCGCTCGGGCCAGCTGTACCGGAGCGCCTACCTGCTCACGACCTCCCCGCATGCCGCGGAGGACCTGGTGCAGACGGCGCTGGCCAAGACGTACGCCGCCTGGTGGCGGGTGCGCGCGACCGACGACCCGGTGGCCTACGTGCACGGCGTGCTCGTGAAGTCGTTCCTCTCGGAACGCCGTCGCAAGAGCTCGCGCGAGCTGCCGGTCCCCGAGACGCCCGACCTGGCCGTCACCGATGCGGACCCGACCGAACGAGCGGCACTGGTGGCGGCGCTCGCCGAACTGGCCCCGCTCGACCGTGCCGTCGTGGTGCTCCGGTTCTGGGAGGACCACAGCGTCAGCCACACCGCGAGCCAGCTCCACCTCACCGAGGCAGCCGTCAAGAACCGCAGCCTCCGGGCCCTGCGCTCGCTGCGCGGGCTCCTCTCCGAAACCTCCTCTCACTCGAACGGAAGCGCACGATGA
- a CDS encoding single-stranded DNA-binding protein, translating to MSDSTITVRGYLGGDVALREAGDVPVASFRLACTPRKYNRRTDTWSDGMTQWYSVTAWRALAENCAGSLHRGDPVVVHGRLETRTYVNGNNVEVLSFEIDALHVGHDLSRGTSAFTRRQRETQAPMVEEVASEEAA from the coding sequence ATGTCCGACAGCACCATCACCGTGCGCGGCTACCTCGGCGGCGACGTCGCACTGCGCGAGGCCGGCGACGTGCCGGTCGCGAGCTTCCGGCTCGCCTGCACCCCGCGGAAGTACAACCGCCGGACCGACACGTGGTCGGACGGCATGACGCAGTGGTACAGCGTGACCGCCTGGCGGGCCCTGGCGGAGAACTGCGCGGGTTCGCTGCACCGCGGCGACCCCGTCGTGGTGCACGGCCGGCTCGAGACCCGCACCTACGTCAACGGCAACAACGTCGAGGTGCTCAGCTTCGAGATCGACGCGCTGCACGTCGGCCACGACCTCAGCCGCGGCACGAGCGCATTCACCCGCAGGCAGCGCGAGACGCAGGCGCCGATGGTCGAGGAGGTGGCGTCCGAGGAGGCGGCCTAG
- a CDS encoding GTPase, giving the protein MTSLLEGTDRLVTRGTEIGARIDGLDGAAQAARGRLDDGLVDAAAAVVERAAGRLRLSADHTVVGIAGATGSGKSSTFNALTGLELSAVGVRRPTTSWATACVWGREGAEELLEWLGIAPRHQTTRDSMLDLGRSDQQAELDGVVLLDLPDHDSTEVAHHLEVDRLVSLADLLVWVVDPQKYADAAIHDRYLKPYVEQQDVMLVVLNHIDTVPEERRQSMLDDVRRLLDEDGLDRVPVLAVSARLGTGIPELRAEIARRSAEKQATRGRLDADIREVTDKLAEANGDVQTRVVEPAQVADLDEAFAEAAGVPVVVEALERSVRVRGNRATTWPVLGLLAGIKSDPLKRLDLDLGEDGRRLSGRTRAALPEATQVQRAQVDDEVRSFADRLTSGMTPGWVTAVRRAAGSRLDQLGDRLDQALADTDLGVARLPAWVGIVRVLQWLLLLAAVVGLGWTAALAGLGRLSDPDTISVGGVALAVVLLVGGVVGGLVLALVCRLLVGSAARTRAARADERLREGVNTVTHELVIEPVEAELAAYAAVRDGLARAQA; this is encoded by the coding sequence ATGACGTCCTTGCTCGAGGGGACTGACCGGTTGGTCACCCGCGGTACCGAGATCGGTGCCCGCATCGACGGCCTCGACGGCGCTGCCCAGGCCGCCCGTGGACGCCTGGATGACGGGCTGGTCGACGCTGCCGCCGCGGTGGTCGAGCGCGCCGCCGGGCGGCTCCGCCTGTCCGCCGACCACACCGTCGTCGGCATCGCCGGGGCGACCGGGTCCGGCAAGTCCTCGACCTTCAACGCGCTGACCGGCCTGGAGCTCTCGGCCGTCGGCGTACGCCGTCCGACCACGTCGTGGGCGACCGCCTGCGTGTGGGGACGCGAGGGAGCAGAAGAGCTCCTCGAGTGGCTCGGCATCGCGCCCCGGCACCAGACGACGCGTGACTCCATGCTCGACCTCGGGCGCAGCGACCAGCAGGCGGAGCTCGACGGCGTCGTGCTCCTGGACCTGCCCGACCACGACTCCACCGAGGTCGCCCACCACCTCGAGGTCGACCGCCTGGTGTCGCTGGCCGACCTGCTGGTGTGGGTGGTGGACCCGCAGAAGTACGCCGACGCCGCGATCCACGACCGCTACCTGAAGCCGTACGTGGAGCAGCAGGACGTCATGCTCGTGGTGCTCAACCACATCGACACGGTGCCGGAGGAGCGTCGTCAGTCGATGCTCGACGACGTACGCCGGTTGCTCGACGAGGACGGCCTCGACCGGGTGCCGGTGCTCGCCGTCAGCGCCCGGCTCGGCACCGGGATCCCCGAGCTGCGCGCGGAGATCGCGCGCAGGTCGGCCGAGAAGCAGGCGACGCGAGGGCGGCTCGACGCCGACATCCGCGAGGTGACGGACAAGCTGGCCGAGGCCAACGGCGACGTGCAGACGCGCGTCGTCGAGCCGGCCCAGGTGGCCGATCTCGACGAGGCCTTCGCCGAGGCGGCCGGCGTGCCGGTCGTCGTCGAGGCGCTCGAACGCTCCGTCCGGGTCCGGGGCAACCGGGCCACCACCTGGCCCGTCCTGGGCCTGCTCGCCGGCATCAAGTCCGACCCGCTGAAGCGGCTCGACCTCGACCTCGGGGAGGACGGGCGCCGGCTGAGCGGGCGCACCCGTGCGGCCCTGCCCGAGGCCACCCAGGTGCAGCGCGCGCAGGTGGACGACGAGGTGCGGTCCTTCGCGGACAGGCTGACGAGCGGCATGACGCCGGGCTGGGTCACGGCCGTACGCCGAGCCGCTGGCTCTCGGCTCGACCAGCTCGGCGACCGCCTCGACCAGGCGCTCGCCGACACCGACCTCGGGGTCGCCCGGCTGCCCGCCTGGGTGGGCATCGTGCGCGTGCTCCAGTGGCTCCTGCTGCTGGCGGCCGTCGTCGGCCTCGGGTGGACCGCTGCGCTGGCCGGCCTCGGTCGTCTCTCGGACCCGGACACCATCTCGGTCGGCGGCGTCGCGCTCGCGGTCGTGCTGCTGGTCGGTGGGGTCGTGGGCGGCCTGGTGCTCGCGCTCGTCTGCCGGCTGCTGGTGGGGAGCGCGGCGCGCACGCGCGCCGCCCGCGCCGACGAGCGGCTGCGCGAGGGCGTGAACACGGTGACCCACGAGCTCGTCATCGAGCCCGTGGAGGCCGAGCTCGCGGCGTACGCCGCCGTGCGCGACGGCCTGGCCCGCGCTCAGGCCTGA
- a CDS encoding dynamin family protein has protein sequence MTVAPDHDSRMLTALVQLHDALRAAPLTLDVPGAVELRAARQQLISQLEDYVLPRQMTVEAPLLAVVGGSTGSGKSTLVNSIVGRRVTAPGLLRPTTRSAVLVHHPDDAKWFGQDRLLPDLVRVTEATDDRHSLQLVPSDTIPPGLALLDAPDVDSVEEGNRLLAAQLLAAADLWLFVTSAARYSDQVPWQHLKVAAERSTSVAIVLDRTPADAVRTVAAHLARMLASRGLKDSPLFTVAEAPVSEEGLLDARVVADVRAWLVSLAEDPGARSAVVRQTLDGTVRSLARQAHGLADALAQQLEAADALRQAAVTAYADAGERAVVAATDGSLLRGEVAVRWREFAGNGELLRSLEGRVGLIRDRLVNAVKGSGQQAERVSVAIESAVELMVVDHAEDAATATAAAWAELGTAGPLLGDADDLGRASGSLRRSVEGEVRAWQQQLTDLVKADDAERRTSRYLAYGARGLAVTLAVCVLADAAPDDTESGAEVGRTLLDAVFGAEHTATLVARGRADLRRRIGTLLGGERARALGILDGLGLDAEVGRQVRAAARRVDDRRYEQSRVDDAPLP, from the coding sequence ATGACGGTCGCTCCCGACCACGACTCGCGGATGCTCACGGCGCTCGTGCAGCTGCACGACGCGCTGCGGGCCGCGCCGCTGACGCTGGACGTCCCGGGTGCGGTCGAGCTCCGTGCGGCCCGGCAGCAGCTGATCAGCCAGCTCGAGGACTACGTGCTGCCCCGTCAGATGACGGTGGAGGCGCCGCTGCTCGCGGTGGTCGGGGGCTCGACCGGCTCGGGCAAGTCGACCCTGGTCAACTCGATCGTCGGCCGCCGGGTGACCGCTCCCGGCCTGCTCCGCCCGACGACCCGGTCGGCCGTCCTGGTCCACCACCCCGACGACGCGAAGTGGTTCGGCCAGGACCGGCTGCTGCCCGACCTGGTCCGGGTCACCGAGGCGACCGACGACCGGCACTCGCTCCAGCTCGTGCCCTCGGACACGATCCCGCCGGGCCTGGCCCTGCTGGACGCCCCCGACGTCGACTCGGTGGAGGAGGGCAACCGCCTCCTCGCGGCCCAGCTGCTCGCGGCCGCCGACCTGTGGCTGTTCGTCACCTCCGCGGCGCGCTACTCCGACCAGGTCCCGTGGCAGCACCTCAAGGTGGCCGCCGAGCGCTCCACCTCGGTCGCGATCGTCCTCGACCGCACCCCCGCCGACGCCGTACGCACCGTGGCAGCGCACCTCGCCCGGATGCTCGCGAGCCGCGGCCTGAAGGACTCGCCGCTCTTCACCGTCGCCGAGGCGCCCGTGTCCGAGGAGGGCCTGCTCGATGCGCGCGTGGTCGCCGACGTGCGTGCCTGGCTCGTCTCGCTGGCCGAGGACCCGGGCGCGCGCTCGGCCGTCGTCCGCCAGACCCTCGACGGCACGGTGCGCTCCCTGGCCCGCCAGGCGCACGGTCTCGCCGACGCCCTCGCCCAGCAGCTCGAAGCCGCGGACGCGCTCCGGCAGGCGGCCGTCACGGCGTACGCCGACGCGGGGGAGCGGGCCGTGGTCGCGGCGACCGACGGGTCCCTGCTGCGCGGTGAGGTCGCCGTGCGCTGGCGCGAGTTCGCGGGCAACGGCGAGCTGCTGCGCTCGCTCGAGGGGCGCGTCGGCCTGATCCGCGACCGCCTCGTCAACGCCGTCAAGGGCTCCGGCCAGCAGGCCGAGCGGGTCTCGGTGGCGATCGAGTCGGCGGTCGAGCTGATGGTGGTCGACCACGCGGAGGACGCCGCCACCGCCACCGCCGCCGCGTGGGCGGAGCTCGGCACGGCCGGCCCCCTCCTCGGCGACGCCGACGACCTCGGCCGCGCGTCCGGCAGCCTGCGCCGCAGCGTCGAGGGCGAGGTCCGGGCCTGGCAGCAGCAGCTCACCGACCTGGTGAAGGCCGACGACGCGGAGCGCCGTACCTCTCGCTACCTGGCGTACGGCGCGCGCGGGCTCGCCGTCACCCTCGCGGTGTGCGTGCTCGCGGACGCGGCGCCCGACGACACCGAGAGCGGCGCCGAGGTCGGCCGCACCCTGCTCGACGCGGTCTTCGGCGCCGAGCACACCGCCACCCTCGTCGCGCGCGGCCGGGCCGACCTCCGGCGCCGCATCGGCACGCTGCTGGGCGGTGAGCGGGCCCGCGCGCTGGGGATCCTGGACGGTCTCGGGCTCGATGCCGAGGTCGGGCGTCAGGTGCGCGCGGCGGCCCGCCGGGTCGACGACCGGCGCTACGAGCAGAGCCGCGTCGACGACGCACCCCTGCCCTGA
- a CDS encoding PrsW family intramembrane metalloprotease produces the protein MPGTRRVSAASSVAFTVVVTVLVLVGALVILAIVAFSGAPTSIALATLLAAVPVGPIVACYLWLDRYEPEPRMLLASGLLWGGFVATAAAILLQGIGGVVAGFTERQTLEVVAPVTEEACKGLFLLLLLWWRRAELDGVLDGIVYAGMVGVGFAFTENIFYLAAAYNGTDGLGPGGTEAVTSTFVLRCLISPFAHPLFTTFTGIGVGLAVSARSGLGRVLWPLAGYACAVTAHAVWNASTAYGFGHFALAYGVIMAPALVAVVSLAVWSRRSERRMLASALSDAASRGLVPATDIGWVVDLSARRRSRAYARQLGGRAGERAMRDYQQATIELGFLHYRYLRGTPPPDYAARGQQFLQRIDALRPSIAFPGQVVPTR, from the coding sequence ATGCCCGGAACCCGCCGCGTCAGCGCCGCATCGTCGGTCGCGTTCACGGTCGTGGTGACGGTCCTGGTGCTCGTCGGAGCGCTCGTCATCCTCGCGATCGTCGCCTTCTCCGGCGCCCCCACCAGCATCGCGCTGGCGACCCTGCTCGCCGCCGTACCGGTCGGCCCGATCGTCGCGTGCTACCTGTGGCTGGACCGCTACGAGCCGGAGCCACGGATGCTGCTGGCGTCCGGCCTGCTGTGGGGCGGCTTCGTCGCCACCGCCGCGGCGATCCTGCTGCAGGGCATCGGCGGCGTGGTCGCGGGCTTCACGGAGCGCCAGACGCTCGAGGTGGTCGCCCCGGTGACGGAGGAGGCCTGCAAGGGGCTCTTCCTGCTGCTGCTCCTGTGGTGGCGCCGCGCCGAGCTCGACGGCGTCCTCGACGGCATCGTGTACGCCGGGATGGTCGGCGTCGGCTTCGCGTTCACCGAGAACATCTTCTACCTGGCCGCGGCGTACAACGGCACCGACGGTCTAGGCCCCGGCGGCACCGAGGCCGTGACGTCGACCTTCGTGCTGCGCTGCCTGATCAGCCCGTTCGCGCACCCGCTCTTCACGACGTTCACCGGCATCGGGGTCGGACTCGCGGTCAGTGCGCGCAGCGGGCTCGGTCGCGTGCTGTGGCCGCTCGCGGGCTACGCCTGCGCCGTGACCGCCCACGCCGTGTGGAACGCGTCGACGGCGTACGGCTTCGGGCACTTCGCGCTCGCGTACGGCGTGATCATGGCGCCCGCCCTCGTCGCGGTGGTCAGCCTGGCGGTCTGGTCGCGGCGCTCCGAGCGCCGGATGCTGGCCTCCGCCCTCTCCGACGCGGCCTCCCGCGGACTGGTCCCGGCGACCGACATCGGATGGGTCGTGGACCTCTCCGCGCGTCGGCGCAGCCGTGCCTACGCCCGCCAGCTCGGGGGCCGCGCCGGCGAACGCGCCATGCGCGACTACCAGCAGGCGACCATCGAGCTCGGGTTCCTCCACTACCGTTACCTGCGAGGCACGCCGCCGCCCGACTACGCGGCCCGCGGCCAACAGTTCCTCCAGAGGATCGACGCGCTCCGTCCGTCGATCGCGTTCCCCGGACAGGTGGTTCCGACAAGATGA
- a CDS encoding aminopeptidase P family protein: MSENETGTEPKIESHDPAVPAAYAAFMREGWGERELDLPVAPVAGPAARRRARLAEAFPGERLVLPAGGFKVRAYDTDYRFRPDTAHTYFSGNQTSDAVLVIDDGEAVLYARPRSSRDTDEFFRDRQYGELWAGRRPSLKEMSDSLGLEVRHLDDLPSADGDRKTRDLTTDPELARVASELRLIKDPWEVAQLQEACDITTLGFEDVVREWDRALEYGERWVEGTFFRRARAMGNDIGYDSIVGGGKHATTLHWIDNTGPITPGELVLLDMGVENTSLYTADVTRTLPVDGTFTALQRELYDLVYAAQQAGIEALKPGEIFRAGHNAAMEVLAHGLEDLKLLPVSAEEALDPESRVYARWTLHGTSHMLGMDVHDCGQAAPESYAEGTLAEGMVLTVEPGLYFQEDDLLVPEELRGIGIRIEDDLLVTADGSTNLSAALPRTSTEVEEWMARLRG, translated from the coding sequence GTGAGCGAGAACGAGACCGGCACCGAGCCCAAGATCGAGTCGCACGACCCGGCCGTCCCGGCGGCGTACGCCGCTTTCATGCGCGAGGGCTGGGGCGAGCGGGAGCTCGACCTCCCCGTCGCCCCGGTCGCCGGTCCGGCCGCCCGGCGACGGGCCCGGCTCGCCGAGGCGTTCCCGGGCGAGCGGCTGGTGCTGCCGGCCGGCGGCTTCAAGGTCCGCGCCTACGACACCGACTACCGCTTCCGTCCCGACACCGCCCACACCTACTTCTCCGGCAACCAGACGAGCGACGCCGTCCTGGTCATCGACGACGGCGAGGCCGTCCTCTACGCACGGCCGCGCTCGTCGCGTGACACCGACGAGTTCTTCCGCGACCGGCAGTACGGCGAGCTCTGGGCCGGCCGCCGCCCGTCGCTGAAGGAGATGTCGGACTCGCTCGGCCTGGAGGTCCGCCACCTCGACGACCTCCCGTCCGCCGACGGTGACCGCAAGACCCGCGACCTCACCACCGACCCCGAGCTCGCGCGCGTCGCGTCCGAGCTCCGGCTGATCAAGGACCCGTGGGAGGTCGCGCAGCTGCAGGAGGCGTGCGACATCACCACGCTCGGCTTCGAGGACGTGGTCCGCGAGTGGGACCGCGCGCTGGAGTACGGCGAGCGCTGGGTCGAGGGCACCTTCTTCCGCCGGGCCCGCGCGATGGGCAACGACATCGGCTACGACTCGATCGTCGGCGGCGGCAAGCACGCCACCACGCTGCACTGGATCGACAACACCGGTCCGATCACCCCGGGCGAGCTCGTGCTGCTCGACATGGGCGTCGAGAACACCTCGCTCTACACCGCCGACGTCACCCGCACGCTGCCCGTCGACGGCACCTTCACCGCGCTGCAGCGTGAGCTCTACGACCTCGTGTACGCCGCCCAGCAGGCCGGCATCGAGGCGCTCAAGCCGGGCGAGATCTTCCGGGCGGGCCACAACGCGGCGATGGAGGTGCTCGCCCACGGGCTCGAGGACCTCAAGCTGCTGCCCGTCTCCGCCGAGGAGGCCCTCGACCCGGAGAGCCGCGTCTACGCGCGCTGGACCCTGCACGGCACCAGCCACATGCTCGGCATGGACGTGCACGACTGCGGCCAGGCCGCACCCGAGTCGTACGCCGAGGGCACGCTGGCCGAGGGCATGGTGCTCACGGTCGAGCCCGGCCTGTACTTCCAGGAGGACGACCTCCTGGTGCCGGAGGAGCTGCGCGGCATCGGCATCCGGATCGAGGACGACCTCCTCGTCACGGCCGACGGGTCGACCAACCTCTCGGCCGCGCTGCCCCGCACCTCCACCGAGGTGGAGGAGTGGATGGCCCGCCTGCGCGGTTGA
- a CDS encoding transglycosylase family protein has product MRMRTLVSTAALTAATLVPVVAMDGPAHAAPMRKWDRIAHCESGGRWHINTGNGYFGGLQISKSTWNAYGGRKFARYPHGATKREQIRVAERIKNGQGWGAWPSCA; this is encoded by the coding sequence ATGCGCATGCGCACTCTCGTGTCCACGGCTGCCCTGACGGCGGCCACCCTCGTCCCGGTCGTCGCGATGGACGGTCCCGCCCACGCGGCGCCCATGCGGAAGTGGGACCGGATCGCCCACTGCGAGTCCGGCGGCCGCTGGCACATCAACACCGGCAACGGCTACTTCGGCGGCCTGCAGATCAGCAAGAGCACCTGGAACGCGTACGGCGGCCGGAAGTTCGCCCGCTACCCGCACGGCGCGACCAAGCGGGAGCAGATCCGCGTCGCCGAGCGGATCAAGAACGGCCAGGGCTGGGGCGCCTGGCCCAGCTGCGCCTGA